A region of Anolis carolinensis isolate JA03-04 unplaced genomic scaffold, rAnoCar3.1.pri scaffold_7, whole genome shotgun sequence DNA encodes the following proteins:
- the LOC103281114 gene encoding P2Y purinoceptor 2, with translation MNTTNSTECPSQELHSAIPAFLGIFSVGGLVFNAFSLWIFWFTLKRWNSSTMLQFNLALVDTMILPVTPLMVTYFSMGNDWPFGEFLCQFEAFTLSTHLYGSIYFLMLISIHRYQVIVHYKAKTFWRSKSSLKKLIMAFWAILLLQGLPIFFFLKTSVIDGKVKCLSIHQSELSYVFLLYGLVLGTFSFFLPFGISLVSYMMLGSYIGKISPVSLQGRVMKTKSVQMIVVTFLIFAICFMPLHVFRTAGTVVKYYSHSCRLLHDIEVAYYISLVFTTVNCCLDPFIYNFANERFNKSFSSSLRRLLFSK, from the coding sequence ATGAATACCACCAACTCCACCGAATGCCCATCTCAAGAGCTGCATTCGGCCATCCCTGCGTTCCTGGGCATCTTCTCAGTGGGCGGCTTAGTCTTCAATGCCTTCAGTTTATGGATCTTCTGGTTCACTCTCAAGCGCTGGAATTCTAGCACCATGCTCCAGTTCAACCTCGCTTTGGTGGACACCATGATCCTTCCGGTCACCCCTTTGATGGTGACCTACTTCAGCATGGGCAACGACTGGCCGTTCGGGGAGTTCCTCTGCCAGTTCGAAGCCTTCACCCTCagcacccacctctatggcagcaTCTACTTCTTGATGCTCATCAGCATCCATCGGTACCAAGTCATTGTCCATTACAAAGCCAAGACCTTCTGGAGAAGTAAGTCCTCCTTGAAGAAGCTCATCATGGCCTTCTGGGCAATCCTCCTCCTGCAAGGGCTTCCCATCTTCTTCTTCCTGAAGACCTCGGTCATCGACGGCAAGGTGAAGTGCCTCAGTATCCACCAGTCGGAGCTGTCTTATGTCTTCTTGTTGTACGGCCTTGTCCTGGggaccttctccttcttccttcccttcggCATCTCCTTGGTCTCCTACATGATGCTGGGGTCCTATATCGGCAAAATCAGCCCTGTTAGTCTCCAAGGCCGGGTCATGAAGACCAAGTCTGTTCAGATGATCGTGGTCACCTTCCTgattttcgccatctgcttcatGCCGCTCCACGTCTTCCGGACAGCAGGTACCGTCGTGAAATACTACAGCCATTCCTGCAGGCTTCTTCACGACATCGAAGTTGCGTATTACATTTCTTTAGTCTTCACCACTGTCAACTGTTGCCTCGACCCCTTCATCTATAACTTTGCCAACGAGAGGTTTAACAAATCCTTCTCGTCCTCCTTAAGAAGATTGCTGTTTTCTAAATGA
- the LOC100559893 gene encoding P2Y purinoceptor 2, with translation MSIGNSSPTAEVSYLRLAMSSNSTEQCHPPELHPAIPAVLAILSTGGLVFNAFSLWIFWFTLKRWSSGVMLQFNLALADAIILPVTPLTVAYFSLGNHWPFGEFLCQFQVFLLSTHLYGSIYFLMLISVHRYQATVHYNARSLWKKKSFLKKLVMVFWVLLFLQGFPVFFSLKTSVIDSKVKCLSIYQSELSELYLAYSIVLGTLCFLLPFGVSSASYVMLGMAIANISQANLRGRVMKAKSIQMITIALVIFAVCFTPLHICGTVAAIAGYYNLPCESLHNVEIAYYLSVVFTMVNCCLDPFLYNAANEKFHKFFFKSLGKLLFSK, from the coding sequence ATGAGCATTGGCAACTCTTCTCCAACCGCAGAAGTTTCCTACCTTCGCCTGGCAATGAGCAGCAACAGCACAGAGCAATGCCATCCTCCAGAGCTTCACCCGGCCATCCCAGCAGTGTTGGCCATCCTCTCAACCGGAGGCTTGGTCTTCAACGCCTTCAGTTTATGGATCTTCTGGTTCACCCTCAAGCGCTGGAGCTCCGGCGTCATGCTCCAGTTCAACCTGGCCTTGGCCGACGCCATCATCCTCCCGGTCACCCCTCTGACGGTGGCCTACTTCAGTTTGGGCAACCACTGGCCCTTTGGCGAGTTCCTTTGCCAGTTCCAAGTCTTCTTACTCAGCACCCACCTCTACGGCAGCATCTACTTCTTGATGCTCATCAGCGTCCACCGCTACCAAGCCACGGTCCACTATAACGCCAGGTCGCTCTGGAAGAAGAAGTCCTTCTTGAAGAAGCTCGTCATGGTCTTCTGGGTTCTCCTCTTCCTGCAAGGCTTCCCCGTCTTCTTCTCCCTCAAAACCTCCGTCATCGACAGCAAGGTGAAGTGCCTCAGCATCTACCAGTCGGAGCTCTCCGAACTCTACCTGGCCTACAGCATTGTCCTGGGAACCCTCTGCTTCCTTCTCCCCTTCGGCGTCTCCTCGGCCTCCTACGTCATGCTCGGCATGGCCATCGCTAACATCAGCCAAGCCAACCTCCGAGGCCGGGTCATGAAGGCCAAGTCCATACAGATGATCACCATCGCGTTGGTCATTTTCGCCGTCTGCTTCACTCCGCTCCACATTTGTGGCACCGTGGCAGCCATAGCGGGGTATTACAACCTGCCTTGCGAGAGTCTCCACAATGTGGAGATTGCCTATTATTTATCCGTGGTCTTCACCATGGTCAACTGTTGCCTGGATCCGTTCCTCTACAATGCCGCCAATGAGAAGTTCCATAAGTTCTTTTTCAAGTCGTTGGGAAAGCTGCTCTTCTCTAAGTGA
- the LOC103281117 gene encoding P2Y purinoceptor 2-like, giving the protein MNTTNATQCPPVELHVVIPTLLSVFSLVGLVFNGFSLWIFWFIIKHWNSGAMLQFSLALADSMILPLAPLMMTYFYLGSHWPFGEFLCQLLAFLLNTHFYGSVYFLMLISIHRYQVIVHCKAKTFWRRRSFLKKLIVVFWSLLILQGLPLFFFLKTSVINSKVKCMSILQSELSSLYLAYGILRGICFLLTFGITFVSYMKLGIYIANINPANLRGRVMKTRSIQMIVLTLVIYAVCFVPVHVSMTVAAIMRLYDIFCTRLNQIQIAYYVSVVFSVLNSCLDPFIYNFANEKFHTFVSQLVKKLFLSK; this is encoded by the coding sequence ATGAACACCACCAATGCAACGCAATGTCCACCAGTGGAGCTGCACGTGGTCATCCCAACTCTCCTGAGCGTCTTCTCCTTGGTTGGACTTGTTTTCAATGGCTTCAGCTTGTGGATCTTCTGGTTCATCATCAAGCACTGGAATTCGGGTGCCATGCTCCAGTTCAGCCTCGCCTTGGCCGACAGCATGATCCTTCCGCTCGCCCCTTTGATGATGACCTATTTCTACTTGGGAAGCCACTGGCCCTTTGGGGAGTTTCTCTGCCAACTTCTAGCCTTCTTGCTCAACACCCACTTCTATGGGAGCGTCTACttcttgatgctcatctccatccaCAGGTACCAAGTCATTGTCCACTGCAAGGCTAAGACATTCTGGAGGCGGAGATCCTTCTTGAAGAAGCTCATCGTGGTCTTCTGGTCTCTCCTCATTTTGCAAGGGCTTCCGCTGTTCTTCTTCCTCAAGACCTCGGTCATCAACAGCAAGGTGAAGTGCATGAGCATCCTTCAGTCCGAGTTGTCCTCTCTCTACCTTGCCTACGGCATTTTGAGAGGGATCTGCTTCCTTCTCACCTTCGGCATCACCTTCGTCTCTTACATGAAGCTGGGGATCTACATTGCGAACATCAACCCGGCCAATCTCAGAGGCAGGGTGATGAAGACCAGATCCATACAGATGATTGTCCTCACCCTCGTCATTTACGCCGTCTGCTTCGTGCCCGTCCACGTCTCCATGACAGTGGCTGCCATCATGAGACTTTATGACATCTTCTGCACACGTCTGAACCAGATCCAAATTGCTTATTACGTTTCCGTCGTGTTCAGCGTGCTCAACTCTTGCCTCGATCCCTTCATCTACAACTTTGCCAATGAGAAATTTCACACGTTTGTTTCCCAGCTCGTGAAGAAGTTGTTCCTCTCCAAGTGA